A genomic window from Glycine max cultivar Williams 82 chromosome 17, Glycine_max_v4.0, whole genome shotgun sequence includes:
- the LOC102659712 gene encoding uncharacterized protein: MEETLAQFMQVSMSNHKSTESAIRNLEIQVGQLAKQLADNSSSTFGANTEKNLKEEYKSILTHNRKAVMFEDEEKIGDDKQQPVIEQGEEEKEEEEDQLKEKQITDKGKEINKLEITIPFGEVLQQMSLYSKFLKDMLTKKSKHIHSDTIIVEENCSTVIQRILPLKHKDPRNVTIPYSIGAISVGKALIDLGANINLMPLSMSTRIGELEIRS; encoded by the exons ATGGAGGAGACCCttgctcagtttatgcaggtttcTATGTCGAATCATAAGAGCACGGAGTCGGCTATCAGAAACCTTGAAATCCAGGTGGGACAGTTGGCCAAACAGTTAGCTGACAATTCTTCCAGCACCTTTGGAGCAAACACAGAGAAAAATCTGAAGGAAGAATACAAGTCTATACTGACCCACAACAGAAAAGCAGTCATGTTTGAAGATGAGGAGAAGATAGGTGATGATAAACAGCAACCAGTAATTGAACaaggagaggaagaaaaggaagaggaagaggaccaGCTGAAGGAAAAACAAATAACTGATAAAGGCAAAGAAATAAAT aaattggagataacAATTCCCTTTGGAGAAGTCCTGCAGCAGATGTCACTCTACTCAAAGTTTTTGAAGGATATGCTAACTAAAAAGAGCAAGCACATTCATAGTGACACTATTATTGTGGAGGAAAATTGTAGTACAGTGATTCAACGAATCCTTCCACTGAAGCACAAAGATCCCAGGAATGTTACCATTCCTTACTCTATTGGTGCAATTTCTGTTGGTAAAGCTCTcattgatttgggagccaacATTAActtgatgccactctccatgtctACGAGGATAGGAGAGTTGGAAATTCGGTCgtga
- the LOC100808697 gene encoding BAG family molecular chaperone regulator 1-like, which yields MDYWKLVPGDAGELKKMLTEPTGLHVQDRKLIYKKKERDSKSYLDVERVKDGSKLVLLVDIESRERRLLEMLKIAKKEKTLKSLTEIKVEVDKLAKKVAALEAATSTGGVIAELDIETLTENLMRTLIALDEIYYEGELKLQRREQIRRVQKHIDTLDMLRMARERQ from the exons atGGACTATTGGAAGTTGGTTCCTGGGGATGCAGGGGAATTGAAGAAAATGTTAACAGAACCTACAGGATTGCACGTTCAGGATCGGAAATTGATTtacaagaaaaaagagagggaTTCAAAGTCATATCTTGATGTTGAGAGGGTCAAAGATGGATCAAAATTGGTGCTGCTTGTGGACATTGAGAGTAGAGAAAGAAGGTTACTTGAGATGTTAAAAATTGCTAAGAAGGAGAAGACATTAAAATCCTTGACAGAAATAAAGGTGGAGGTTGATAAACTTGCCAAGAAG GTAGCAGCTTTGGAAGCTGCTACTTCCACAGGTGGGGTTATAGCAGAGTTAGATATAGAGACCTTGACAGAGAATTTGATGAGAACATTGATTGCATTGGATGAAATTTATTATGAGGGTGAACTAAAATTGCAGAGAAGAGAGCAG aTTAGGAGAGTTCAGAAACACATTGACACTCTAGATATGTTGAGAATGGCAAGGGAACGACAATAG